The sequence GCAGACAGCAACCAATGCGGTAGCCCAATTCCGCGTGCTGATCATCGAGCTGGTAACATTGTTGGTAGACGGCCAGTGCCTCTTGGTACAGTCCGCGAGCCTCGGCAATAATGCCAGCGCGAAAGTGTTCATCCCACCACTCCTGTTGCTCTTGGTTCCACGGCTCGCGGTGTTCAGACTTGAAAGGGGAAAAGTCTTTGAGGTTTGTGGGCAGCGTTGCCGGCAGCATCTTGACGTGATGCTGCCGGGCGATGGCCACCATGCGTTCCAGGTTGTAACGGCAGCGGGCATAGGCCTGCTCGCGCTGCAGAGTCTGCCGCGAGTACCGCTCCAGGCCGGCACTGGCATCAAGGATGGCACCGACCTCATCCTCCAGTGGCGGCTTCTCCTCCCCTTGGCCGAGAACTATCCTCTGCAGGCACCCAACCGCGGGGCGCAAGGCAGCGTAGAGCGCTGAGCTGTCCATGAGCAGCCTCGCTTTCCGCACCGCGGGAGGCTGGTGCAGGAGTGCATCATAGGTGCGCCCCTCCAGAAACTCGTTGTGCCCGCTGTATAGCACGAACACGTCCGGTTCGTAGCGCAATGCCTCCTCTACCAGGTGGGCAACGCGGTAGCTGGCGTAGGAGATGCCGCCGGCGTTGATGACTTCGTAGCGATGATCAGGGTCCTGTAGCTGGAGGATGATTGCAAGCCATCTCGGAAAAGCGGTCTCGCCTCTGTGAGGGCGACCGTAGGTGGTTGAGCCGCCGAAGCAAAAGATGCGGACCGTGCCGGGGGCTTTCTTTGCGGAGAATTCCTGATGATTGAAGAAGGGCAGCTTATTGGGGGCGGTGGCCATCATCAGCCGGCCATCCCCTGCTTTGCTCTCCACCCATAACGGATAAACCCTTTCAAAGCCGACAAAAGGGTCGAGGCGCCTGGCTGGGTTGCCCATACCTGCCAAGCGGAGTGCTCCTTCGGCGAGCCCCAGGAAGAATAGCCCGGACACCATGAGGGCCAGCCTCTGCCGCCAGGTCGTCGGAGGCTTGGCCTCGCCGCGTGTCCCGTGCCCTTTGCCCTGCTCAGCGGGCAATCCTTATCTCCTCGCGCCAGTCAGGATTGTAGATCTCCAACCGCTCCCCACTCTTCAGCGTGCAGTGCACGAGACGATAGTTGCCGTAAAGGCCATAGTCACAGAAGACAAACTCCACTCGCCCCTGGCTCTTGAGGTTCTCGTAGATCCAGATCTCGTAGGCGCGCGTATCGACGCTGGCCGGCTCCCGCTCTACTTCGTCCGGGGGCCCATACATGATGTAGACCCGCCCGCGGTCGGACTGCCAACCAGGAGTGGTCGGCGAGCCGAACAACCGGTTCGCAGCGTCAAAGCGGCGCAGATGTTCCAACCGGAACTGGGGCGAAAACTGCGCCCAAAAGGAGGCGACATATCTGGCCTTGGCCTGCGCATCCAGCTGGTCAAACAGGCGCAGCTCCTGGTCGCTCACCAAGTAGGTAAGTTGGGCACGGGCCTGGGCTGCTTGCTGCTCGTCCAGCTGGCGAGGCGAGCTGACCACGGCGGGATTGCTGAACCAAAAAGGGGTCTCCCGCTGCACAGTGGCGCCGCTGGCGCTATCGGTGACGGCCAGCCGCAGCACATAACGTCCAGAGGCCACCCCTAAGAGGTTGATCTTTTCCGCCCACACCGCGGTGGGGGCGCGCGGCCGCATGCTCCTCTGCCCCGCGTGCACGGGGTTGCCTTGGTCGTCTACAACCGACCACTGGCGCAGGCAGCTCTGCCCCGCCACCAGATTGTACAGTTCGCAGTAGAAATACAAGAAAGGCGAGTCGAGGCCATAGATGCGCGAAGGGTTGGGAAGCACTTGAAAGCCACTCTTCACAAAAGGATTGTCCGCAACTGCACGCTCGATGGAGCCTGCCAACTCCACCTCGCTCATCTGCAGGCCAGAGTCAGCAAAGGTGGGCACCTGCACCCAGGTCTGCAGTGAGCCACGCATGCCCGAATTCAGATCCTCTACCTCGACGTCCAAGAGGAGCGAATCCTCATGCACCACGAAGCCGACCACCTCCAGGGATGTCTGTCGTTGGCTGTCCTGCAGCGAGTCAGCGCGCACCACGCTCTGCCAGGTGCGTTCCCCAACAGCCTGCCCAGCGCCAGTCAGGAGGCGCACCCGCACGGAGTAGCCGGCCAACCACCCCCCCTCGGTGGCGCTGAAGCGGAGCTGCCCATGAGG is a genomic window of Calditrichota bacterium containing:
- a CDS encoding GWxTD domain-containing protein, coding for MAGLWALAFAVGGWAVAPAAQQGALRLNCDWAAFKELRSAGATYQEVYLGIPHGQLRFSATEGGWLAGYSVRVRLLTGAGQAVGERTWQSVVRADSLQDSQRQTSLEVVGFVVHEDSLLLDVEVEDLNSGMRGSLQTWVQVPTFADSGLQMSEVELAGSIERAVADNPFVKSGFQVLPNPSRIYGLDSPFLYFYCELYNLVAGQSCLRQWSVVDDQGNPVHAGQRSMRPRAPTAVWAEKINLLGVASGRYVLRLAVTDSASGATVQRETPFWFSNPAVVSSPRQLDEQQAAQARAQLTYLVSDQELRLFDQLDAQAKARYVASFWAQFSPQFRLEHLRRFDAANRLFGSPTTPGWQSDRGRVYIMYGPPDEVEREPASVDTRAYEIWIYENLKSQGRVEFVFCDYGLYGNYRLVHCTLKSGERLEIYNPDWREEIRIAR